Proteins encoded within one genomic window of Columba livia isolate bColLiv1 breed racing homer chromosome 1, bColLiv1.pat.W.v2, whole genome shotgun sequence:
- the TMEM243 gene encoding transmembrane protein 243 — MEGFAARSYGTGGPDNRPLFGETSARDRVINLVVGGLTSLLLVVTLISAFVFPQLPPKPVNIFFAFCISLCCISAGILIYWYRQGDLEPKFRNLIYYILFSIVMLCICANLYFHEVGK, encoded by the exons ATGGAGGGATTCGCCGCCCGCAGCTACGGCACCGGCGGCCCGGACAACCGGCCGCTCTTCGGGGAGACCTCGGCCAGG GACAGAGTCATCAATCTAGTTGTTGGCGGCTTAACGTCCTTGCTGCTTGTA GTCACTCTAATCAGTGCTTTTGTCTTCCCGCAACTACCTCCAAAACCTGTGaatatattttttgctttctgcatcTCCTTGTGTTGCATTTCTGCTGGCATACTT ATCTACTGGTATCGACAAGGAGACCTGGAACCTAAATTTAGGAACCTGATTTActatatattattttctattgtCATGTTATGTATATGTGCCAACCTGTACTTCCATGAAGTGGGCAAATGA
- the MEIG1 gene encoding meiosis expressed gene 1 protein homolog isoform X1, whose product MSNKAEYVSQTWLVTQTATEMPVDRPSELMVTQEVPCTSRCLEEARSLDEFSTSCKEVLNTSNMKESEDSGATAKAAIHPKSIHHATKWSEDVENFYRFQQAGYRDEIEYKQVKQVDMVERWPETGFVKKLQRRDNTFYYYNKQRECEDKEVHKVKVYKY is encoded by the exons ATGAGTAACAAAGCTGAGTACGTATCACAGACATGGCTGGTCACACAGACAGCCACAG AAATGCCTGTGGACAGGCCATCTGAATTAATGGTGACTCAGGAAGTGCCATGTACATCTAGATGTCTTGAAGAAGCACGTTCGTTAGATGAATTCAGCACATCCTGTAAAGAAGTACTTAACACTAGTAACAT GAAAGAGTCTGAAGATTCTGGAGCCACAGCTAAAGCTGCCATCCATCCAAAATCTATACATCATGCCACAAAATGGTCAGAAGATGTAGAGAACTTCTACAGATTTCAGCAAGCTGGATACAGAGACGAGATTGAATATAAACAAGTGAAACAAGTTGATATG GTAGAACGTTGGCCAGAAACTGGATTTGTTAAGAAACTTCAGAGAAGGGACAATACATTCTATTATTACAATAAACAAAGAGAATGCGAAGACAAAGAAGTCCATAAAGTAAAAGTTTATAAGTATTAG
- the MEIG1 gene encoding meiosis expressed gene 1 protein homolog isoform X3, producing MPVDRPSELMVTQEVPCTSRCLEEARSLDEFSTSCKEVLNTSNMKESEDSGATAKAAIHPKSIHHATKWSEDVENFYRFQQAGYRDEIEYKQVKQVDMVERWPETGFVKKLQRRDNTFYYYNKQRECEDKEVHKVKVYKY from the exons ATGCCTGTGGACAGGCCATCTGAATTAATGGTGACTCAGGAAGTGCCATGTACATCTAGATGTCTTGAAGAAGCACGTTCGTTAGATGAATTCAGCACATCCTGTAAAGAAGTACTTAACACTAGTAACAT GAAAGAGTCTGAAGATTCTGGAGCCACAGCTAAAGCTGCCATCCATCCAAAATCTATACATCATGCCACAAAATGGTCAGAAGATGTAGAGAACTTCTACAGATTTCAGCAAGCTGGATACAGAGACGAGATTGAATATAAACAAGTGAAACAAGTTGATATG GTAGAACGTTGGCCAGAAACTGGATTTGTTAAGAAACTTCAGAGAAGGGACAATACATTCTATTATTACAATAAACAAAGAGAATGCGAAGACAAAGAAGTCCATAAAGTAAAAGTTTATAAGTATTAG
- the MEIG1 gene encoding meiosis expressed gene 1 protein homolog isoform X2, with the protein MIRHRAQPEMPVDRPSELMVTQEVPCTSRCLEEARSLDEFSTSCKEVLNTSNMKESEDSGATAKAAIHPKSIHHATKWSEDVENFYRFQQAGYRDEIEYKQVKQVDMVERWPETGFVKKLQRRDNTFYYYNKQRECEDKEVHKVKVYKY; encoded by the exons ATGATCAGGCACCGGGCTCAGCCAG AAATGCCTGTGGACAGGCCATCTGAATTAATGGTGACTCAGGAAGTGCCATGTACATCTAGATGTCTTGAAGAAGCACGTTCGTTAGATGAATTCAGCACATCCTGTAAAGAAGTACTTAACACTAGTAACAT GAAAGAGTCTGAAGATTCTGGAGCCACAGCTAAAGCTGCCATCCATCCAAAATCTATACATCATGCCACAAAATGGTCAGAAGATGTAGAGAACTTCTACAGATTTCAGCAAGCTGGATACAGAGACGAGATTGAATATAAACAAGTGAAACAAGTTGATATG GTAGAACGTTGGCCAGAAACTGGATTTGTTAAGAAACTTCAGAGAAGGGACAATACATTCTATTATTACAATAAACAAAGAGAATGCGAAGACAAAGAAGTCCATAAAGTAAAAGTTTATAAGTATTAG